The proteins below are encoded in one region of Aquisphaera giovannonii:
- a CDS encoding ABC transporter permease: MLRNSPFFQLYLARLREFWRQPARIFWVYGFPLLLATVLGYAFQSRPPAPILVDLVDGPDAARIADAIRARDDGLAPTSGSPAEPASPVLAPVRVVLRPRAAADDRMDKGKSVLEVIPEGPSSWTFRYDPTRPESVSARQVVDDILERAAGRKDVGRARDIPVTEPGARYIDRLIPGLIGLNAMGGGLWGIGFFLVNLRIGKLLKCYLATPMPRHDFLGALLASRLTFLVPDVSALLLLGVLAFRMPVRGNLLVFFLVDVAGALAFAGIGLLVASRATTTETVSGLMNLVMLPMYLLSGVFFSTENFGEAAQPFLQALPLTQLVTALRLVLLDGAGLLDLGVLKALAILGAWAAGTFYVALRIFRWN; the protein is encoded by the coding sequence ATGCTCAGAAATTCACCCTTTTTCCAGCTCTATCTCGCCCGGCTCCGCGAGTTCTGGCGGCAGCCGGCGCGGATCTTCTGGGTCTACGGGTTCCCGCTCCTGCTGGCGACGGTGCTCGGCTACGCCTTCCAGAGCCGGCCGCCGGCCCCGATCCTGGTTGACCTCGTGGACGGCCCGGACGCGGCGAGGATCGCGGACGCGATCCGGGCCCGCGACGACGGCCTGGCCCCGACGTCCGGCTCGCCGGCCGAGCCCGCCAGCCCGGTGCTGGCCCCCGTCCGCGTGGTCCTCCGGCCGCGGGCGGCCGCGGACGACCGCATGGACAAGGGGAAGTCGGTCCTGGAGGTGATCCCCGAGGGCCCCTCCTCGTGGACCTTCCGCTACGACCCGACCCGGCCGGAGTCGGTCTCGGCCCGGCAGGTGGTGGACGACATCCTGGAGCGGGCGGCCGGGCGGAAGGACGTCGGCCGGGCCCGGGACATCCCCGTCACGGAGCCGGGCGCGCGCTACATCGACCGCCTGATCCCCGGCCTGATCGGCCTCAACGCGATGGGCGGCGGGCTCTGGGGGATCGGCTTCTTCCTCGTCAACCTGCGGATCGGCAAGCTGCTGAAGTGCTACCTCGCGACGCCCATGCCGCGGCACGACTTCCTGGGCGCCCTGCTCGCCTCACGGCTGACCTTCCTGGTGCCCGACGTGTCCGCGCTCCTGCTGCTGGGGGTGCTCGCCTTCCGGATGCCGGTCCGGGGCAACCTGCTGGTGTTCTTCCTGGTGGACGTCGCCGGGGCGCTCGCCTTCGCCGGCATCGGCCTGCTCGTGGCCAGCCGGGCGACCACCACGGAGACCGTCAGCGGCCTGATGAACCTCGTCATGCTGCCGATGTACCTGCTCTCCGGCGTCTTCTTCTCGACCGAGAACTTCGGCGAGGCCGCCCAGCCGTTCCTCCAGGCCCTCCCGCTGACCCAGCTCGTGACCGCCCTCCGGCTGGTCCTCCTCGACGGCGCGGGGCTCCTGGACCTCGGCGTGCTCAAGGCGCTGGCCATCCTCGGGGCCTGGGCCGCCGGGACCTTCTACGTCGCCTTGCGCATCTTCCGATGGAACTGA